The following coding sequences lie in one Phorcysia thermohydrogeniphila genomic window:
- a CDS encoding molybdopterin oxidoreductase family protein, with protein sequence MGIGRREFLKKSAALTAASLVGINLKIKADGKLGVEEATAGENLAQIPEEVKRSPAYKKEGEYEWVRGVCRFCGTGCKVWLGLKNGKPAVIRGEKNSVINFGFLCMKGMLFYKLFRHPDRLTQPLYRKSKKEPFKPISWEKAFDIIADEMIKAIKKGEWGPMGWTGIAYYGSGQALTEETYLFQKFWRCLGSNHVEGNPRLCMASAVGGYLTSFGTDEPAGGYADFEEADTIFIIGSNTAECHPILYRRIMRRKLSNPKEVMVINVDPRVSPTSKIADIHLQFKPGTDLALLNAIANVIIQEGLYDKEFVEKYCSFHKFTKGKDKVPLIGHQVSFEEYKEFVSKYTPEYAAEVCGGNVTPELIRKVARRFATTKTVSIWTMGLNQRTRGVWVNNLVTNLHLLTGNLGKDGADALSLTGQPNACGGVREGGGLCHILPGHRVVKNPKHRAELEKIWGVPKGTIPPKPGYHTVKMFSAISYTEEDKKRFPGLKPIYFIWVNETSPLQSLPNMRRFREGFARDDVFVVVTDIFPTRTSELANMILPCAFHFEKTGVYGCTERRSQLTPKAVKAPGQAMPELWMLVQLGQVLAKKLRKERDPKLRARAKTIYQCVAPFIEAAKRDPWWELSKKVWEEYAQRVTKGRDSTLAGATYEVLLERPDGVQWPAPTVEIARKGGTLRRFVVGKDPLATEFAKKHGLTDWKIIDYGHLHKDHKFWIWLRPYKGPAEPPDAEYPFYLSTGRVIDHWHTGSMTGRIRELAGDYPHTWIEINPKDAQRLGIQPGDLVLLETRRGRNILPARISTEEGPMEGMVFVYWYDQSKDRMINFCTIDAFDPGSKQPEFKICACRIKKYAPAKPLKQFLVKLEKVSGGYLHNSEIDKSQKHPV encoded by the coding sequence ATGGGAATTGGAAGGAGAGAATTCCTTAAAAAGAGTGCTGCACTAACGGCAGCATCCTTGGTAGGTATTAACCTGAAGATAAAGGCCGATGGTAAACTTGGAGTAGAGGAAGCTACTGCTGGAGAGAACCTTGCTCAGATACCAGAAGAAGTTAAGCGTTCCCCTGCTTATAAAAAAGAAGGAGAATACGAGTGGGTTAGGGGAGTTTGCCGTTTCTGTGGAACAGGTTGTAAGGTTTGGTTAGGTCTTAAGAATGGAAAACCTGCAGTTATCCGTGGAGAGAAGAATTCTGTCATTAACTTTGGTTTCCTTTGCATGAAAGGAATGCTCTTCTACAAGCTCTTTAGACATCCTGACAGGCTTACCCAGCCTCTCTACAGAAAGAGCAAGAAGGAGCCCTTCAAGCCTATTTCTTGGGAGAAGGCATTTGACATTATCGCTGATGAGATGATTAAGGCTATCAAGAAAGGTGAATGGGGTCCTATGGGATGGACCGGAATTGCCTACTACGGTTCCGGTCAGGCTCTGACAGAAGAGACATACCTCTTCCAGAAGTTCTGGAGATGTCTCGGTTCCAACCATGTAGAGGGTAACCCCAGACTCTGTATGGCATCTGCAGTTGGTGGATACCTCACCTCTTTCGGAACGGATGAGCCAGCAGGAGGTTATGCTGACTTTGAAGAAGCCGATACAATCTTCATCATCGGTTCTAACACGGCAGAGTGTCACCCAATCCTCTACCGTCGTATTATGAGAAGGAAGCTCTCCAACCCGAAAGAGGTTATGGTAATCAACGTTGACCCAAGGGTATCTCCAACTTCCAAGATTGCCGACATCCACCTTCAGTTTAAGCCCGGAACAGATTTGGCTCTCTTAAACGCTATTGCTAACGTTATCATTCAAGAAGGACTCTATGATAAGGAATTTGTAGAGAAGTACTGTTCATTCCACAAGTTTACAAAAGGAAAGGATAAGGTTCCTCTCATAGGTCACCAAGTATCTTTTGAAGAGTACAAGGAGTTCGTATCTAAGTACACCCCTGAGTACGCGGCTGAAGTCTGTGGAGGAAACGTTACTCCTGAGCTTATAAGGAAAGTTGCAAGGAGATTCGCTACTACAAAGACGGTTTCTATCTGGACAATGGGTCTTAACCAGAGGACAAGGGGTGTTTGGGTTAACAACTTGGTAACAAACCTTCACCTACTTACGGGTAACCTTGGTAAGGATGGAGCGGACGCTCTTTCCTTGACTGGACAGCCAAACGCTTGCGGTGGTGTTCGTGAAGGTGGTGGACTCTGTCACATCCTTCCCGGACACAGGGTTGTTAAGAATCCAAAGCACAGAGCTGAGCTTGAGAAGATTTGGGGCGTTCCAAAGGGAACAATTCCTCCAAAGCCCGGTTACCATACAGTTAAGATGTTCTCCGCTATTTCCTACACCGAGGAAGACAAGAAGAGGTTCCCCGGACTTAAACCCATCTACTTCATCTGGGTAAACGAGACCTCTCCCCTTCAGTCCCTCCCGAACATGAGGAGGTTCCGTGAGGGATTCGCAAGGGATGATGTATTCGTTGTCGTAACTGACATCTTCCCAACAAGAACCTCAGAGCTTGCTAATATGATTCTTCCTTGTGCGTTCCACTTTGAGAAGACAGGAGTTTACGGTTGTACGGAGCGTCGTTCACAGCTTACACCGAAGGCCGTTAAGGCTCCCGGTCAGGCAATGCCAGAGCTCTGGATGCTTGTACAGCTTGGACAGGTCCTTGCTAAGAAACTCAGGAAGGAGAGAGATCCGAAGCTTCGTGCAAGAGCTAAGACCATTTACCAGTGCGTAGCTCCATTTATTGAAGCTGCTAAGAGAGATCCATGGTGGGAGCTCTCCAAGAAGGTTTGGGAGGAGTACGCTCAGCGTGTAACCAAAGGAAGGGATTCTACACTTGCAGGTGCTACTTATGAGGTTCTCCTTGAAAGGCCCGACGGTGTTCAGTGGCCTGCTCCTACAGTTGAGATTGCAAGGAAAGGAGGAACTCTCAGAAGGTTCGTCGTTGGAAAGGACCCACTTGCTACCGAGTTTGCTAAGAAGCACGGACTTACCGACTGGAAGATTATTGACTACGGTCACCTCCACAAAGACCACAAGTTCTGGATTTGGCTCAGGCCTTACAAGGGACCTGCTGAGCCACCAGATGCTGAGTATCCGTTCTACCTCTCAACAGGTAGGGTTATTGACCACTGGCATACCGGTTCTATGACAGGCCGTATCCGTGAACTTGCAGGTGACTATCCTCATACTTGGATTGAAATTAACCCGAAAGATGCTCAGAGGCTTGGAATTCAGCCGGGAGACCTTGTTCTCCTTGAGACTCGCCGTGGAAGGAACATCCTTCCTGCGAGAATCTCTACAGAAGAAGGTCCAATGGAAGGAATGGTCTTCGTTTACTGGTACGACCAGTCTAAGGACAGGATGATTAACTTCTGTACGATAGATGCTTTTGACCCCGGCTCCAAGCAGCCTGAGTTCAAAATCTGTGCTTGCCGTATCAAGAAGTACGCTCCAGCAAAGCCCCTCAAGCAGTTCCTCGTTAAGCTTGAGAAGGTTAGCGGCGGTTACCTCCACAACTCCGAGATTGATAAGAGCCAGAAACACCCTGTTTAA
- a CDS encoding chaperone NapD, translating into MPIVSCVISALPDKGSEVEKALLEIPGVEVYGGELKEEENIYYIIVVLDAERYRELEAIEAKIKEIDGVLQIAVVEAHFLEEFEKIERGEIVPENPFQGLRKAEKIAEKMWLGEDENGEEGKDN; encoded by the coding sequence ATGCCAATTGTCAGTTGTGTTATTTCTGCGTTGCCGGATAAAGGATCTGAAGTTGAAAAAGCCTTGCTTGAGATTCCCGGAGTTGAAGTTTACGGAGGTGAACTTAAGGAGGAAGAGAATATTTACTACATCATCGTTGTCCTTGATGCTGAGAGGTATAGGGAGCTTGAAGCCATAGAAGCTAAGATTAAAGAAATAGATGGTGTTCTCCAAATTGCTGTTGTAGAGGCTCATTTCCTTGAAGAGTTTGAAAAGATAGAAAGAGGAGAAATTGTTCCTGAAAATCCTTTCCAAGGTTTAAGGAAAGCTGAGAAAATTGCCGAAAAGATGTGGCTTGGAGAAGACGAAAATGGAGAAGAAGGAAAGGACAACTAA
- a CDS encoding 4Fe-4S dicluster domain-containing protein, translated as MEKKERTTNRREFLKVTLGAFIGGTLFSCSLSDLKNPKTMVKTPIRTNILRPPGAVPEEHFAQKCIRCGRCGEVCPYHCIKYFDVLSGGVFSGTPYIDVMEVPCYLCMKCVHVCPTGSLVPCAKEEVRMGVAVINRQVCVTWQQNKTGLMCKTCFNVCPFSGIAIKIDHDFRPYIVEENCTGCGICAYSCIADQYPDNNGQKAIRIEPIKWKKIKEIKLEDIKKS; from the coding sequence ATGGAGAAGAAGGAAAGGACAACTAATAGAAGGGAGTTCCTGAAGGTAACCCTTGGAGCTTTCATAGGTGGGACTCTTTTTTCCTGTAGTCTTTCTGACCTGAAAAACCCGAAGACTATGGTGAAAACACCGATTAGGACAAACATTCTGAGGCCTCCCGGTGCTGTTCCAGAAGAGCACTTTGCCCAAAAGTGTATCCGCTGCGGTAGATGTGGGGAAGTCTGTCCGTACCACTGTATAAAGTACTTTGACGTTCTTAGCGGTGGTGTTTTCTCTGGTACCCCCTACATTGACGTGATGGAAGTGCCCTGCTACCTGTGTATGAAGTGTGTTCATGTCTGCCCTACCGGTTCTCTTGTTCCCTGTGCTAAGGAAGAAGTCAGGATGGGAGTTGCTGTAATAAACAGGCAAGTTTGTGTTACGTGGCAACAGAACAAAACGGGTCTTATGTGCAAGACCTGTTTTAACGTTTGTCCTTTCTCTGGTATTGCCATAAAAATTGACCATGATTTCAGGCCTTACATTGTTGAGGAAAACTGTACAGGTTGCGGTATCTGCGCTTATTCCTGCATAGCTGACCAGTATCCCGATAACAACGGACAAAAAGCTATAAGGATTGAACCGATAAAGTGGAAGAAGATAAAGGAAATAAAACTGGAAGATATTAAGAAATCGTAA
- a CDS encoding 4Fe-4S binding protein, with protein MKKSAWKRITWWRYAFLAFCFLIIAVNPFLNYHWDINFVQGWFQSIGIGNLWVVSPLEGLESILTAKFFYMPSLVGMVVPVVVALLMGRVFCSWMCPIEFLSVVTDKFLGIFSKKLKYRKDLISLPHKILWFALTTELLLTMVIGYPMFVWWSPPGLVGREIMFYAFYKVITVEVWIVVVVLSLNLFTRRFFCRYFCPLGALLALIGKKRQLVIKYLPDKCINCKVCDTRCPMGIKPSIGESQTVYCWNCAECVDACPTKALKFIWRDDGVIRLKLHNELTTSSTAGKFSSTG; from the coding sequence GTGAAAAAGAGTGCTTGGAAGAGGATTACTTGGTGGAGGTATGCTTTTCTTGCTTTCTGCTTCCTAATAATTGCGGTTAACCCCTTTCTTAACTACCACTGGGACATCAACTTTGTTCAGGGATGGTTTCAGTCCATAGGAATTGGAAACCTTTGGGTTGTTTCTCCCCTTGAAGGTCTTGAGTCTATCTTAACTGCAAAGTTTTTCTATATGCCATCCCTCGTTGGAATGGTGGTACCTGTAGTTGTTGCCCTGCTAATGGGGAGAGTTTTCTGTAGTTGGATGTGTCCCATAGAGTTTCTCTCTGTTGTTACTGATAAGTTTCTTGGGATTTTTTCTAAGAAGCTGAAGTACCGTAAAGACCTTATCTCCTTGCCTCATAAGATTTTGTGGTTTGCTTTGACTACCGAACTTCTCCTTACGATGGTCATAGGCTACCCGATGTTTGTCTGGTGGTCTCCTCCGGGTCTCGTTGGAAGGGAAATTATGTTTTACGCCTTCTATAAAGTAATTACTGTTGAAGTTTGGATAGTTGTAGTTGTTCTTTCCCTCAACCTTTTCACGAGGCGCTTTTTCTGCCGCTACTTCTGCCCTCTCGGAGCTCTTTTGGCTCTCATAGGAAAGAAGAGACAGCTTGTCATCAAATATCTGCCTGATAAGTGCATTAACTGTAAGGTTTGTGATACAAGATGTCCTATGGGAATCAAGCCGAGTATTGGAGAAAGCCAAACTGTTTATTGCTGGAACTGTGCAGAGTGCGTTGATGCCTGTCCGACAAAAGCTCTCAAGTTTATCTGGAGGGATGACGGAGTTATAAGATTAAAACTTCATAATGAATTGACAACTTCTTCTACTGCTGGTAAATTCTCATCTACAGGATAA
- a CDS encoding type III pantothenate kinase yields the protein MRSLLIDAGNTSVKVALFEDGTLQPLFRIPTIRVLEHPADFVKKLRDITFNKLGVASVVKEITHLIEENFPGALIVSANLKLPIKIDYRTPELLGADRIAAACGGLEFADSFIVVSCGTATVVDLVEEKTFKGGVIFPGVETMAQLLNLKTSQLPKVNFEGEVKIPGRSTEECIQAGILASTIGGIKETIRNLPQHPLLITGGWGELVSRHVKGTYVPELVFKGILKILK from the coding sequence ATGAGAAGTCTCCTGATTGATGCCGGAAACACTTCTGTAAAAGTAGCTCTCTTTGAGGATGGAACGCTCCAACCACTCTTTAGAATCCCTACCATTAGGGTCTTGGAACATCCAGCCGATTTTGTAAAAAAGCTAAGGGATATTACCTTTAACAAACTTGGGGTAGCTTCCGTAGTAAAAGAAATTACACACCTAATAGAGGAAAACTTCCCCGGAGCCCTCATCGTTTCTGCAAACCTAAAACTTCCGATAAAAATAGACTACAGAACGCCGGAGCTCCTTGGAGCAGATAGAATAGCAGCAGCCTGCGGAGGTCTTGAATTTGCCGATTCTTTTATAGTCGTCAGCTGCGGAACAGCAACGGTTGTTGACCTTGTAGAAGAAAAAACCTTTAAAGGCGGAGTAATATTTCCCGGCGTAGAGACGATGGCTCAGCTTTTAAATCTAAAAACCTCGCAACTTCCAAAGGTTAACTTTGAAGGCGAAGTCAAGATACCGGGACGATCTACGGAGGAGTGCATACAGGCAGGAATTTTAGCCTCAACCATTGGAGGAATAAAAGAAACTATTAGAAATCTTCCGCAACATCCATTACTAATTACAGGGGGATGGGGAGAGTTAGTATCAAGACACGTGAAAGGAACTTACGTTCCAGAGTTGGTATTTAAGGGGATCTTAAAGATACTAAAGTAG
- a CDS encoding tRNA1(Val) (adenine(37)-N6)-methyltransferase produces MDRLNLQEYDLSSFLNEKTFFYQKKNGFRFGTDTFLLADFVRLKGKERLIDLGTGCGVIPILLLKKFPELKAVGIDVLEENVLLSLKNAKINGVADRFRALKLNVKEVKKTFRSGEFDVVVTNPPFIEVGRGNLSESSHRAIARQELTAKLEDFILAASYLLKNRGRLYILLPVQRFVDVIELMRKYRVEPKRLRFIQPESQREANLFLLEGMKGSGKGLVVKPPLIVYKDSKKREYTEEVDRKYREFLKGEEE; encoded by the coding sequence GTGGATAGGTTAAATCTTCAAGAATACGACTTATCGTCCTTTCTCAACGAAAAGACCTTCTTTTACCAGAAAAAGAACGGCTTTAGGTTCGGGACAGACACCTTCTTACTTGCCGATTTTGTCAGGCTAAAGGGGAAGGAAAGGCTAATAGACCTTGGAACGGGCTGTGGAGTCATACCGATTCTTCTTTTAAAGAAATTCCCAGAACTTAAGGCCGTTGGAATTGATGTTCTTGAGGAAAACGTTCTGCTTTCGCTAAAAAACGCGAAAATCAATGGGGTAGCAGACCGCTTTAGAGCTCTCAAGCTAAACGTAAAGGAGGTAAAAAAAACTTTTCGCTCCGGCGAGTTTGACGTCGTTGTAACCAACCCCCCATTTATTGAAGTGGGAAGGGGAAACCTTAGCGAGAGCTCTCACAGGGCAATCGCAAGACAGGAACTAACAGCAAAACTTGAAGACTTTATCCTCGCAGCCTCCTACCTCTTAAAAAACAGGGGAAGGCTCTACATTCTACTTCCCGTTCAGCGCTTTGTTGATGTCATAGAGCTAATGAGAAAGTACAGGGTAGAACCTAAACGGCTAAGGTTCATCCAGCCGGAAAGTCAAAGGGAGGCAAACCTCTTCCTCCTTGAAGGGATGAAGGGAAGCGGGAAAGGGCTGGTTGTTAAACCTCCACTTATCGTTTACAAAGACTCAAAAAAACGGGAGTACACGGAAGAAGTTGACAGAAAGTACAGAGAATTCCTCAAAGGTGAAGAAGAATGA
- the obgE gene encoding GTPase ObgE, which translates to MAEFIDRAKIFVQGGHGGNGCVAFRREKFVPKGGPSGGDGGKGGDVILVADRNVHTLLDFKYKRHYKAERGRHGEGNKRTGRSGEDLIIKVPVGTVVKDAETGEILGDLKEHGQRLVVAKGGRGGRGNAAFATPTRRAPDFAEPGEPGEERWIELELKLLADVGLVGFPNAGKSTFLSRVTAARPEIADYPFTTLRPILGVAKVGDFSFVIADIPGLIEGAHAGKGLGHEFLRHVERTKLLLHLIDLTDLTREPEEAFEKINRELELYSPELTKKPQIVVGTKIDALYDRDKIERLKKYFEEKGYPFFAVSAVTGEGMDELMWFVAKKLKELEGEDV; encoded by the coding sequence GTGGCAGAGTTTATAGATAGGGCCAAGATATTCGTTCAGGGTGGTCACGGAGGTAACGGTTGCGTTGCCTTCCGCAGGGAAAAGTTTGTTCCGAAAGGAGGACCATCCGGAGGGGACGGAGGTAAAGGCGGAGACGTTATTTTAGTGGCTGACAGAAACGTTCATACCCTCCTTGACTTCAAGTACAAACGTCACTATAAGGCCGAAAGGGGAAGGCACGGAGAAGGAAACAAGAGAACCGGTAGGAGCGGTGAGGACTTAATCATAAAGGTTCCGGTAGGAACGGTTGTGAAGGATGCAGAAACGGGGGAAATATTAGGAGACCTTAAGGAGCACGGCCAGAGGCTCGTCGTCGCTAAGGGCGGTAGAGGAGGTAGAGGAAACGCAGCCTTTGCAACGCCTACAAGGAGAGCTCCAGACTTTGCAGAGCCGGGAGAACCGGGAGAGGAAAGGTGGATAGAGCTTGAGCTCAAGCTTCTTGCAGATGTTGGACTTGTAGGATTCCCAAACGCCGGTAAGTCCACTTTCCTCTCAAGGGTTACAGCCGCAAGGCCGGAAATCGCAGACTATCCCTTTACAACTTTGAGGCCGATTCTCGGCGTTGCAAAGGTTGGAGACTTTTCCTTCGTGATTGCAGACATTCCCGGACTTATAGAGGGAGCTCACGCTGGTAAAGGTTTGGGACACGAATTCTTAAGACACGTTGAGAGGACGAAGCTACTCCTTCACCTTATAGATTTAACCGACCTTACAAGAGAGCCAGAGGAGGCCTTTGAGAAAATAAACAGGGAGCTGGAGCTCTACTCTCCGGAGCTTACCAAAAAGCCCCAGATAGTAGTTGGAACGAAGATAGACGCTCTTTACGACAGGGATAAAATAGAGAGGCTAAAGAAATACTTTGAGGAAAAAGGTTATCCTTTCTTTGCCGTTTCTGCCGTGACCGGCGAGGGGATGGATGAGCTCATGTGGTTTGTTGCCAAGAAACTAAAGGAGCTTGAAGGAGAGGATGTTTAA
- the proB gene encoding glutamate 5-kinase, which yields MFNKVKRVVVKVGSQLLAGEEGIDREFVEKLAGEIAELRQNGKEVILVSSGAVLAGIKALGLNRKPFSLQEKQALSAVGQPYLMAEYREAFKKYGLKVAQVLLTAEDLRSKERFINARNTFEALLKFGVIPVANENDTVSVEEIKIGDNDNLSAHVSVLVDADLLVMLTVTNGLYDKDPSKNPDARFIPVVESLEELEKTCDFRGKTAFGTGGMWTKIEAAAKATQKGIPVVIAGGREEKVLERILNGERVGTLFLPDKRLRAKTYRILYLMESKGSLFIDDGAVEAIVVHKKSLLSKGVKKVEGDFKRGDVVEILDLNGRVVAKGIVRCSSEELISFKGVCVHRDDMVVLK from the coding sequence ATGTTTAATAAGGTTAAGCGGGTAGTTGTAAAGGTCGGCTCTCAGCTTTTAGCCGGAGAAGAGGGAATAGACAGAGAGTTTGTTGAAAAGCTTGCCGGAGAGATTGCAGAACTCCGCCAAAACGGAAAGGAAGTCATCTTGGTGAGCTCCGGCGCCGTCCTTGCAGGAATAAAGGCCCTTGGCCTTAACAGGAAACCCTTTTCCTTACAGGAGAAACAGGCCCTCTCAGCCGTTGGCCAGCCATACCTTATGGCCGAGTACAGGGAAGCCTTTAAAAAATATGGTCTTAAGGTAGCTCAGGTTCTACTGACGGCCGAGGATTTACGCTCTAAGGAACGCTTCATCAACGCAAGGAACACCTTTGAAGCCCTCTTAAAGTTCGGTGTTATTCCGGTTGCTAACGAGAACGATACCGTCTCCGTAGAGGAGATAAAAATAGGGGACAACGACAACCTCTCCGCCCACGTTTCAGTTCTGGTAGATGCAGACCTCTTAGTAATGCTTACAGTAACAAATGGTCTTTACGATAAAGACCCTTCTAAGAACCCAGACGCGAGGTTTATTCCTGTTGTAGAGAGCCTTGAGGAGCTTGAGAAAACTTGCGACTTTAGGGGTAAGACAGCCTTTGGAACGGGCGGAATGTGGACGAAGATAGAGGCTGCAGCAAAGGCCACACAAAAAGGTATTCCCGTAGTTATTGCAGGAGGAAGAGAAGAGAAGGTATTGGAAAGAATCTTAAACGGCGAAAGAGTAGGGACACTCTTTCTTCCAGATAAGAGGCTCAGGGCAAAAACTTACAGGATTCTCTACCTGATGGAGTCTAAGGGGAGTCTTTTCATAGACGATGGAGCGGTAGAGGCTATAGTGGTTCATAAAAAGAGTCTCCTTTCAAAGGGTGTAAAAAAAGTAGAGGGGGATTTTAAACGGGGAGATGTAGTAGAAATCCTTGACCTAAATGGGAGGGTGGTAGCTAAAGGAATTGTAAGGTGTTCAAGTGAAGAACTTATTTCATTCAAGGGGGTTTGTGTTCACCGTGACGATATGGTTGTTTTGAAATAA
- a CDS encoding NAD(P)/FAD-dependent oxidoreductase, which yields MKGNVVIVGGGPAGFNAARAVKVFYPECKVTLIEERENTQIPCSIPSVVAGRLPLEKNLYSLKKLRELGVEIETCKAEVLDTRERKLFLENGKTVFYDKLVLATGWRPKVPSVDEGNLEGIYYVSKTTEQVRKISEEVKSAKRILLVGGGLIGIGFAGEIKRALKSKDVFLVEVSKRLASGIFSPSFSEKLEEELTALGVRVLKETTVRFFEGDTRVRRVFLSSGDVLDVDVVIIAIGFRPRVELAQEAGIRLTKSGKIAVDEFLRTSADGVFAAGNCRVYTSVIDGEEVNAMLASISARDGYMAGINLGEPVVKDKGIVPFGITSVGDSYFGFAGYTEEVLKKKGKKFISTEVETRDGYPPALEGANPLKVRLYFDESGKIVGGEVWGRSKYVSGLVDFISRLIYEKLSVEEVISVQSVAFPSVTPSPLAQPVQMAALMAKKSL from the coding sequence ATGAAGGGTAACGTAGTTATCGTGGGAGGAGGACCGGCAGGGTTTAATGCAGCCCGTGCCGTTAAAGTCTTCTATCCTGAGTGTAAGGTTACCCTAATTGAAGAGAGGGAAAATACACAGATACCCTGTTCTATACCCTCCGTTGTGGCTGGTAGGTTACCCTTAGAAAAAAACCTTTATTCACTAAAAAAGCTTAGGGAGCTTGGCGTTGAAATAGAAACGTGCAAAGCTGAAGTTTTGGACACCAGAGAGAGGAAGCTCTTTTTAGAAAACGGGAAAACTGTTTTCTACGATAAGCTCGTTTTAGCAACCGGCTGGAGACCAAAAGTCCCTTCCGTAGATGAAGGGAATCTTGAAGGCATTTATTATGTTTCAAAGACTACAGAGCAGGTGAGGAAAATATCTGAAGAAGTAAAAAGTGCTAAAAGGATTCTCTTAGTTGGAGGAGGTCTCATAGGCATAGGTTTTGCAGGGGAGATTAAAAGAGCTCTAAAAAGTAAAGATGTCTTCCTCGTTGAGGTTTCTAAACGTTTAGCTTCGGGGATTTTTTCTCCGTCTTTTAGCGAAAAGTTGGAAGAGGAACTTACTGCTCTGGGAGTTAGGGTCTTAAAGGAAACTACTGTCAGGTTCTTTGAAGGGGACACGAGGGTCAGAAGGGTATTTCTTTCCTCGGGGGATGTACTTGATGTTGATGTAGTCATCATTGCTATCGGTTTTAGACCGAGGGTAGAGCTGGCTCAGGAGGCGGGTATTCGTCTTACAAAGAGCGGGAAGATAGCCGTAGATGAGTTCCTCAGAACTTCCGCCGATGGCGTCTTTGCAGCTGGGAACTGTCGCGTCTACACTTCTGTCATTGACGGGGAAGAAGTAAATGCCATGTTGGCCTCTATTTCTGCAAGGGATGGTTATATGGCCGGTATCAATTTAGGAGAGCCAGTTGTCAAAGATAAAGGGATAGTTCCTTTCGGGATTACTTCTGTGGGGGATAGCTACTTTGGATTTGCCGGCTACACGGAGGAAGTCCTCAAGAAGAAAGGAAAGAAGTTCATATCTACCGAGGTGGAGACAAGGGACGGTTACCCTCCAGCTTTGGAAGGGGCTAATCCCTTAAAGGTAAGGCTTTACTTTGATGAATCTGGGAAGATTGTCGGCGGTGAAGTATGGGGCAGGAGTAAGTACGTTTCCGGACTTGTGGATTTTATCTCAAGGCTCATATACGAGAAGCTCTCGGTTGAAGAGGTTATAAGCGTTCAGTCGGTAGCTTTTCCGTCGGTAACGCCGTCACCCCTTGCTCAGCCTGTTCAGATGGCAGCTCTAATGGCTAAAAAGAGCCTGTAA
- a CDS encoding hotdog domain-containing protein, with product MEIKTHRKINRELCGEPIKVEEGYAEVELRTTELMAADEKGLIHGGFIFGQADYAAMLAVNHPNVVLGAANVMFLKPVKVGDTVVAVARVTSESGKKRIVEVSVKRGNEEVFKGEFICFVLDKHVLERS from the coding sequence ATGGAGATAAAGACGCACAGGAAGATTAACAGAGAGCTCTGCGGAGAACCTATAAAAGTAGAGGAAGGCTACGCCGAGGTTGAGCTGAGAACTACAGAGCTCATGGCTGCGGATGAAAAAGGGCTCATTCACGGTGGATTTATCTTCGGTCAGGCTGACTACGCCGCAATGCTTGCGGTCAACCATCCCAACGTCGTCCTCGGAGCTGCGAACGTTATGTTCCTTAAACCTGTGAAAGTAGGTGATACCGTCGTTGCCGTTGCAAGGGTAACGTCTGAAAGCGGTAAGAAGAGAATCGTTGAAGTATCGGTTAAAAGGGGAAATGAAGAGGTCTTTAAGGGAGAGTTTATCTGCTTCGTCCTTGATAAACACGTACTTGAAAGGTCTTAA